The DNA region CCACCAGGTTTTATATCGATAAGTCGGGAGATCTGGATTTTTTGTTAAAAGACCAGGCTTATTTCCGCGATCACCATCTCAGCCGGGGCAAAGAGATCGATACCAGGTTCGATCAAAACGACTTTGTTCAGCGTTGCGGGAATAACCGCGTTTACCGGGGGACTGTCCTGGAGCACCTGCTTATCCAGAACCTGGTCCAGTTCTTTAACGTGGGCAGTCATAATATCATCCGGCTGGAGAACGCGGATTGGAATGACGGGCTGGATATGGCCCCGGATAAGGGCGAGAGCGTGGTTTTCAGCTCTATGTATTATTATAACCTTAAAAGCCTTTGCGTTTTTCTGGAGGCGTTAAAAAAGAAGAAGAAAAGCGTATTTATCTTAAAAGATCTGGCGTTGCTTTTGGACAGCATATGCCGGCCTGTAGCTTACGACGATTTTCGGCAAAAGCAGAAAAGGCTGGCTGAATATCTGGGACGGATCAAGAGTATAAGCGGCGAAAAGGTGGAAATAAGCATAGATGACCTTATAGCCGATCTCAGTAAAAAGTCCGGACATTTATCATCCTGGTTGAGCAAAAAGGAGTGGCTGGCCGAGGGGTTTTTTAACGGTTATTATGATAATAAAGGCCGCAGGGTAGAAGGCAAAAAGCCATCGGGGCTTAGGATGATGCTGGCTTCCCAGGTGTTCGCCATAATGAGCGGAGTGGCTGATAACGGACAGATCAAAAAAACCTGGTTGTCGGTCAATCGTAATTTGCGGGATAAGAAGCTTAAAGGATTCCGCCTGAACACGGACTTCGGTTCTTGTTATATGGATTTGGGCCGGGCTTTTGGTTTCAGTTACGGGGACAAAGAAAATGGCGCGTTCTTCAGCCATATGAACGTTATGCTGGCTAACGCCTTATATAAACGCGGATTTACCCGGGAAGGTTTTACTGTCCTGGATTCTATTTATAAGATGGCCTTGAATGAAAAAGCCGGGATCCCTCCGGTGCTGCCGGAATACTTCAACGGCCAGGGCAAAGGGTTGTATCTTTATCTTACCGGATCGGCAAGCTGGTATATGTACACGATTACCGAGGAGCTTTTAGGGATAAAGTTCATTTTAGGCGATATCCTTATCGATCCTAAGCTGGTAAGCGGGAATTTCTTCGGGAAGGATATACAGGCCTGTTTCAGCCTTTGGGGAAAGAAAGTCAAGGTTGTTTATATCAAGACCGTTAAAGTGGACCGTCCTTTAGCCGTTAGCAGGGTTTTGCTGTCGGATAAGGATATTTTCTGCGGCCCAAGCGGATACCTGGTCAAAAAAAGCCTGTTGTCAGATAAGGAGAATGTCATCAAAGTGTATTTGGGATAACTGCGTAAGATCAGCAATACGACCCAAGCAAAAATGCTTGGGTTTTTTTGTTATCGGCGGTATAATAGAGGATTAAAAGTATAGGGAATATCGATACTTAGGATGAATAAAATGTGCGAAAAGTACCTTTATGATCTGGCCACGGATAAGGCTAAAGGCGGGATTGCGGCTATAATCAAGCCGGTATTATTCTTTTTTTCTCTTTTATACGGCCTAATAGTCTTTTTCATTCGGTTTATTTCCATTATCTCCGGCAGAAAACCGGGTTGCAAGGTTCTCAGCGTAGGCAATATTACGCTGGGAGGAACAGGCAAAACCGTCATAGTTGAATTTATCTGCCGGTATCTTAGGGAAAAAGGGCGCAAAGTAGCGGTGTTGACCCGCGGATATGCCAGGCCGCAGGTCTCTGCCCAGAGGACACAGCCCGGTTATGAAACTATGGGCGATGAACCGTATATGCTCCAGGCGAAATTGGCGGATGTCCCGGTAATGGTTAACCCGGACAGGTTTAAAGGCGCGGATAAGGCTGTAAAAGAATTTCAGGTCGATACTGTGGTCCTGGATGACGGATTTCAACAGTGGCGGATAAAAAAAGACCTGGAGATCGCGGCCATTGACGCGGTTAATCCTTTTGGCAACGGCATGCTTATCCCCAGGGGGATATTGCGCGAACCTGTTTCAAGCCTTTCCCGGGCGGATGTATTGATCCTGACCAATACCGATCTCGCGAAGGATACTGCCGGGCTTAAACATCGGTTGAGCCGGATCAATCCTTCCGCGTTGATCATAGGGGCCGCACATCAGCCGGAAGGATTGTATAAAATAAAGCAAGAGGATGTTTTGATCCCTGTTGAAAGCCTGCGATCTAAAACAGTGGCAATCGCCTGCGCTATCGGCAATCCCGGCTCTTTTCAAGGCCTTCTGGAAAAGTCGCAGGCCAGGGTGGGTTTGGTTTTTATTTTCCCGGATCATTACCGGTATACGCAGGATGACCTGGAAAGAATAGCGTCTCAGGCGGGGGAAAAGGGGATAAACACTTTGGTTATTACGGAGAAAGACGCGGTAAAGATCGCGGGGATGGATCTGCGCAAGACCGCTCTGGATATACTGGTCTTAAAAATAAAATTGAGGATCAATGAAAACGAACAGGGATTTCTTGATAGACTGCTTGGGGTCTATACTTCTTAAGACTTTAGGCCCGTTGCTGCGAATCCTGCCGTACCGGCTGGTTTTGGTCCTGGGCAGTCTTCTGGGGGAGGTGTTCTACGCATTTGACTTCAAACACCGGGCAGTGGCGCACGCCAATATCAAAACCGCTTTCTGCGGCGCGTTCCCCCCTTGCCGGATCCGCAGGCTGACCAAACAGTTCTATAAGGCATTCGGGCAAAACCTCTTTGAAATATTCCTTATCCCCTTGATCGACAAGGCGTATATCCGCAGGTATGTGACCATAGAAGGCCTGGAGAACATCGAAGCCGGATTTAAGAAAGGCAAAGGCGCGATATTTGTGGCAATGCACGCCGGAAGCTGGGAGCTATCCAATATCATCTGCGCGAATTTAAGCATCCCTTTTAACCTTTTTGTCCGCGAACAGAAACTGCCGCGCCTGGAGAAGATCCTTAATTTTTACCGCGGCCAGAAAGGGTGCCGGTTCATTCAGCGCGAGAACCAGACCAGGCAGTTGATCCAAGTCCTGCGCGCAAACGAATCGGTGGCAATGACCATTGACCAGGGAGGAAGGAACGGGACCGGGGTGGATTTTTTCGGCAAAGACGCATCTATGGCCTCCGGGGCGGTAAGATTGGGCTTGAAATACGGCTGCAGCCTTATCCCGGTATTCCCGGTGAGGATAAAAGGGCCGCATATCAAGTTTATCGTTGACCGGGAGTTCGAGCTTAAGAGATCCGCGAGTGTGGAAAAGGATATCCGGGATAATCTCCAGGGGTTGGTGCATGTGTTTGAAAAACATATCCGGCAGTATCCGCAGGAATATCTCTGGACCTATAAATCCTGGAAATATTCCCGGCAAAGGGATATATTGATCCTCACTGACGGGAAAACAGGGCATTTGCGCCAGGCGCAGGCCTTAGCAGGGATAACTGCCAGGAGGTTAGAAGGGGCAGGGGCCGCTGCGCGGGTTTACAGCGCAGTGGTTAAAACAAAAAACAGGCTTTCCGGGCATCTTATGGCATTGAGTAATCTTCTCGCCGGAAGATACATCTGCCAGGGTTGCCTTTTATGCCTGAAGGCGTTTTTAGATCCGCAGTCTTATGCGGATATAACCGGCAGAAAATTTGATATTATTATTTCCTGCGGTTCTTCAGCCGCAGGGGTGAATTATATCCTTTCCAAAGACAATCTCGCCAGATCTTTGGCGATAATGCGGCCGTCGTTTCTAAGTATAAAAAAGTTCGACCTGGTGGTCCTGCCTAAGCACGATGATCCGCCCCGGCGCAAGAATGTGGTCAGGATAGAAGGCGCGCTTAACCTTATTGATGACGCCTACCTGGCCGAAGAGTCCCGGATGTTAAAAGAGCAAGCCGGCATAATCCTGGATCCGGCAAGGCCGTGCGTCGGGTTATTGCTTGGCGGGGATGCCAAGGGTTTTCATATGGCCGAAGCCTCGGTTCTGGAATGTGCCGGCCAGATCAAGGCGTTCCTGGAAAAGGTAGACGGTCAGGTTTTGGTCAGCACTTCCCGCAGGACCCCTCCAGCGATCGAGGAACTGGTCAGGAAAGAGTTTTCAGGTTATAAGCGTGCTCGGGCCGTGATCATTGCCAATCAAAAAAATTAT from Candidatus Omnitrophota bacterium includes:
- the lpxK gene encoding tetraacyldisaccharide 4'-kinase — its product is MCEKYLYDLATDKAKGGIAAIIKPVLFFFSLLYGLIVFFIRFISIISGRKPGCKVLSVGNITLGGTGKTVIVEFICRYLREKGRKVAVLTRGYARPQVSAQRTQPGYETMGDEPYMLQAKLADVPVMVNPDRFKGADKAVKEFQVDTVVLDDGFQQWRIKKDLEIAAIDAVNPFGNGMLIPRGILREPVSSLSRADVLILTNTDLAKDTAGLKHRLSRINPSALIIGAAHQPEGLYKIKQEDVLIPVESLRSKTVAIACAIGNPGSFQGLLEKSQARVGLVFIFPDHYRYTQDDLERIASQAGEKGINTLVITEKDAVKIAGMDLRKTALDILVLKIKLRINENEQGFLDRLLGVYTS
- a CDS encoding mitochondrial fission ELM1 family protein encodes the protein MKTNRDFLIDCLGSILLKTLGPLLRILPYRLVLVLGSLLGEVFYAFDFKHRAVAHANIKTAFCGAFPPCRIRRLTKQFYKAFGQNLFEIFLIPLIDKAYIRRYVTIEGLENIEAGFKKGKGAIFVAMHAGSWELSNIICANLSIPFNLFVREQKLPRLEKILNFYRGQKGCRFIQRENQTRQLIQVLRANESVAMTIDQGGRNGTGVDFFGKDASMASGAVRLGLKYGCSLIPVFPVRIKGPHIKFIVDREFELKRSASVEKDIRDNLQGLVHVFEKHIRQYPQEYLWTYKSWKYSRQRDILILTDGKTGHLRQAQALAGITARRLEGAGAAARVYSAVVKTKNRLSGHLMALSNLLAGRYICQGCLLCLKAFLDPQSYADITGRKFDIIISCGSSAAGVNYILSKDNLARSLAIMRPSFLSIKKFDLVVLPKHDDPPRRKNVVRIEGALNLIDDAYLAEESRMLKEQAGIILDPARPCVGLLLGGDAKGFHMAEASVLECAGQIKAFLEKVDGQVLVSTSRRTPPAIEELVRKEFSGYKRARAVIIANQKNYPASIGGILGLSQMVVTSAESISMVSEAVSSGKYVFVFSADGLKRRHRRFLDNFVSKGYIYLKAPEELSGAMHDVWSRKPQVMTIKDNAVVEEAVGKLL
- a CDS encoding cellobiose phosphorylase produces the protein MIYRFIDDKAAFAIKDPHRYNLYFPLTDAKGRLLSSISPDLSGDIKQDNEHFLTPPASALDLKNNLLCRREFFVRSGNEVIRLSRPYDDTLEAGMLYHKVIKKTGKFTVEALNFIPHDAPVEVMRITIRNTSKFAREIIPTSFIPLYGRSEKNLRDHRHVSSLLNRLTLEKRGIVLEPTMIFDEKGHRRNYTKYFVLGYEGKGRPFRGQFPTMEYFFGEGDILSPDAIEKKVLPVEGKTGNLDGKEACAAFRFAKKRLAPGQAAEYFLIMGISRSAADISRYWRKLNAANKVNKAFKQTCQYWQDYLAGLRFDFRNDHLNNWLSWVKLQPNLRKLFGCSFLPHFDYGKGGRGWRDLWQDGLSLLLTEPEKAKEIILNSFRGVRLDGSNATIITGSGDFIADRNRISRVWMDHGVWPYLTTRFYIDKSGDLDFLLKDQAYFRDHHLSRGKEIDTRFDQNDFVQRCGNNRVYRGTVLEHLLIQNLVQFFNVGSHNIIRLENADWNDGLDMAPDKGESVVFSSMYYYNLKSLCVFLEALKKKKKSVFILKDLALLLDSICRPVAYDDFRQKQKRLAEYLGRIKSISGEKVEISIDDLIADLSKKSGHLSSWLSKKEWLAEGFFNGYYDNKGRRVEGKKPSGLRMMLASQVFAIMSGVADNGQIKKTWLSVNRNLRDKKLKGFRLNTDFGSCYMDLGRAFGFSYGDKENGAFFSHMNVMLANALYKRGFTREGFTVLDSIYKMALNEKAGIPPVLPEYFNGQGKGLYLYLTGSASWYMYTITEELLGIKFILGDILIDPKLVSGNFFGKDIQACFSLWGKKVKVVYIKTVKVDRPLAVSRVLLSDKDIFCGPSGYLVKKSLLSDKENVIKVYLG